The following nucleotide sequence is from Halapricum desulfuricans.
GTCCGAGACATCGGGAAAGTCGTCGAACGGGGCGAAGACGGCGAGCCGGTTCGGGCCGTCGGCATCCACCTCGATATCGACGACCGCAAGGCGTACGAACAACAGCTGAAAGAAGAGCGGGACATGTTCACGCAGGGTCCCGCAGTCGTCTTCAAGTGGCGAGAGGCGGAGGGATGGCCGGTCGAGTACGTCTCCGAGAACGTCGAAGACGTGCTCGGGTACACGGCCGACACGTTCCAGTCGGGAGCGATAGGCTACGCGGACGTCATCCACGACCGGGACCGCGAGCGGGTGTTCGAGGAAGCCGCCGAACACAGCGACGGGGAGACCGACCAGTTCAGTCACGACCCGTACCGGACTGTCACTCCCGACGGAACCGTTCGATGGGTACTCGATCACACGAAAAACATCCGCCAGGACGGCGAAATCACCCATCGGCTGGGATATCTCGTCGATATCACCGAGCGCAAAGAACGGGAACAGGAGCTTCGTCGGACGAACACCGTCCTCCGCACGATCGTCGAAAGTCTTCCGATGGACGTGCTTGTCGAGGACGCCGAACGGGATATACTCATGGCGAATAACTTGCTGGGGGAGACGCTCGGCATACCGATCGCCGGTGATGAACTCATCGGGCGTGACTGCGCCACGGCGGCTGAAGAACTCAGGGATCTGTTCGCAGATCCCGAGGGATTTATCGAGGGGATCACCGAACGGGTCGAACGACGAGAACCGGTTCAAAATGAGGAACTACCCCTCGCCGACGGTCGTGTGCTCGAACGCGATTACGTGCCGTACACCTTGCCTGAGGGCGAGGCGCACTTGTGGCTATATCGCGACGTAACGGAACGCAAGCAGCGCGAGCGGGAACTCGAACGGACTAGCCAGTTCCTGAGAGGGACACAGGAGGTCGCACACGTCGGTGGGTGGGAGTTTGACCTGCAGTCTGAGACGTTGCGGTGGTCCGATGAAGTGTATCGCATTCACGGCGTGCCACTGGACGCCGACGTGACATTTGAAGACGCTATCAAATTCTATCATCCAGACGATAACGGTACGATCCGAGAAGCTTTGGACCGTCTCATGACGGAGGGCGACCCGTACGACCTGGAGTTGCGGATTGTCACAGCAGACGGCGACGTACGCTGGGTGCGCACGCTCGGAGAACCGATATATGAAGCTGAAGCGATCGTCGCCGTCCATGGAACGTTTCAGGACATCACCGAGCGGAAACAGAGAGAACAGGAGATTCAGCGACAGAATAGCCGCCTCAGCGAGTTTGCCAGCGTCGTCTCCCACGACCTCCGCAATCCACTCACTGTCGCCAAGGCGCGGGCAACGCTGCTGGAAGATCGGTGTGACGGCGCACCCCAGATACACCTCGACGCGATCGTGACTGCGCTAGATCGGATGGAGAGTATCATTGCGGACACGCTCACACTCGCTCGGCAGGGAAACACCGTTGGAGAGATGGCTCCCGTTCCGATCACGAGCCTGGTTGAGCAGTGCTGGGACGGAGTCGAGACAACTGGAGCGACCCTGGACGTTGCGGACGAATTCACGATCCGCGGAGACCGTGAGCGACTCCGACACGTCTTCGAAAACCTGTTCCGCAATGCAGTCGAACACGGCGGTGATGACGTGACGGTCCGCGTCGGACGCGCTGGCGAGGACCGGTTCTACGTTGAAGACGACGGCCCGGGAATCCCAGTGGATGACCGCGAAACGGTCTTCCAAGCAGGTCATACGTCGGCAACTGAGGGGACGGGCTTCGGGCTCACGATCGTCAAGCGGATCGCAGAGGCACACGGCTGGGAGGTGAGTATTACGGACGGCCGAGACGGCGGCGGTCGATTCGAGTTCGACGGTGTCGAAG
It contains:
- a CDS encoding PAS domain S-box protein, which codes for MLQRYQYAYESALSAIAIADLDGELTDVNPTFLDMWGYDDEDDVIGRSAIDMWKDPEQAKAVLETVKQRGRWEGELEAVRADGSTFYARGAASHLTDSDGNSVGVMSSFFDITERKEREREIQKLTERLDLAVGGANLGIWDWDMTADEVEFNEQWAGMLGYSLDEIEPCLEAWETRVHPRDIDGVKAALRAHLAGETDHYETEHRMETATGEWKWVRDIGKVVERGEDGEPVRAVGIHLDIDDRKAYEQQLKEERDMFTQGPAVVFKWREAEGWPVEYVSENVEDVLGYTADTFQSGAIGYADVIHDRDRERVFEEAAEHSDGETDQFSHDPYRTVTPDGTVRWVLDHTKNIRQDGEITHRLGYLVDITERKEREQELRRTNTVLRTIVESLPMDVLVEDAERDILMANNLLGETLGIPIAGDELIGRDCATAAEELRDLFADPEGFIEGITERVERREPVQNEELPLADGRVLERDYVPYTLPEGEAHLWLYRDVTERKQRERELERTSQFLRGTQEVAHVGGWEFDLQSETLRWSDEVYRIHGVPLDADVTFEDAIKFYHPDDNGTIREALDRLMTEGDPYDLELRIVTADGDVRWVRTLGEPIYEAEAIVAVHGTFQDITERKQREQEIQRQNSRLSEFASVVSHDLRNPLTVAKARATLLEDRCDGAPQIHLDAIVTALDRMESIIADTLTLARQGNTVGEMAPVPITSLVEQCWDGVETTGATLDVADEFTIRGDRERLRHVFENLFRNAVEHGGDDVTVRVGRAGEDRFYVEDDGPGIPVDDRETVFQAGHTSATEGTGFGLTIVKRIAEAHGWEVSITDGRDGGGRFEFDGVEVGSE